The following proteins are co-located in the Spirosoma montaniterrae genome:
- a CDS encoding S41 family peptidase, translating into MLLGIALAGGMLVGATFFGGTKSLNTIGKGYTKYREILQLIENNYVDTVNTEELVDYSIEKMLLKLDPHTSYMNPQDAIAARSQLEGGFDGIGVEFNIYKDTVYVVTPLAGGPSETAGIQSGDKIIKVDETPLAGGKVDNSKVFKTLRGKRGTEVRLTILRKGSTEPKVFAITRDRIPTYSVDAAYMVDGQTGYIKVNRFSETTYDEFKTALTSLKQQGMKQLLLDLRNNPGGYMDRATNMADEFISGNKLLVYTDGKDNRYDRQTFAKLPGQFEDGPLVVLIDEGSASASEIVAGALQDHDRALIAGRRSFGKGLVQMPVQLSDGSELRLTISRYFTPSGRSIQKPYVMGQEGDYEKELEQRSKRGEYYVADSIKNDPKLKFKTDAGRVVYGGGGITPDYFIPRDSTWQTAYLVQLYGKNIIREFAMEFANDNRKKLEKMPFAEFDRSVVIGDDQLARLVKEATAEGIKFNEKEYNRSKNYIRTQIKALVARNIYQKANKAGQNNEFFKVVGESDDTYQKALKLFDRADKLAHGAVSYNK; encoded by the coding sequence ATGCTGCTGGGCATTGCGCTGGCGGGTGGTATGCTTGTTGGTGCCACGTTTTTCGGCGGTACGAAAAGCCTGAATACGATTGGTAAAGGCTACACCAAGTACCGTGAAATTCTGCAGCTTATCGAAAACAACTACGTCGATACGGTCAATACAGAGGAATTGGTCGACTATTCGATTGAGAAGATGTTGCTCAAACTCGACCCGCATACGTCGTATATGAATCCGCAGGATGCTATTGCGGCCCGGTCGCAGTTAGAAGGCGGCTTCGATGGCATTGGCGTTGAATTTAACATCTACAAAGACACTGTCTATGTGGTAACGCCGTTAGCTGGCGGACCATCAGAAACGGCTGGTATTCAGAGTGGTGATAAAATCATCAAGGTCGATGAAACACCACTGGCAGGCGGCAAAGTCGATAACAGCAAAGTGTTTAAAACCCTGCGCGGTAAACGCGGCACAGAAGTAAGATTGACCATTCTACGCAAAGGATCGACCGAACCCAAAGTGTTCGCTATTACGCGCGACCGTATCCCGACCTATTCGGTCGATGCCGCTTACATGGTTGATGGGCAAACGGGTTATATTAAAGTTAACCGATTCTCTGAAACTACCTACGACGAGTTCAAGACCGCGCTGACCTCGCTCAAACAGCAGGGTATGAAGCAGTTGCTACTCGATTTGCGGAATAACCCCGGCGGCTACATGGACCGTGCCACCAACATGGCCGACGAGTTTATTTCGGGCAATAAACTGCTGGTTTATACCGACGGCAAAGACAATCGCTACGACCGACAGACGTTTGCCAAACTGCCGGGTCAGTTTGAAGATGGTCCGCTCGTGGTACTGATCGATGAAGGTAGCGCGTCGGCGTCGGAGATTGTGGCGGGTGCGTTGCAAGACCACGACCGCGCCCTGATTGCTGGTCGGCGGTCGTTTGGCAAAGGATTGGTTCAGATGCCCGTACAACTGTCCGATGGTTCGGAACTGCGGCTGACCATTTCCCGCTATTTCACGCCCAGCGGTCGCAGCATTCAGAAACCGTATGTGATGGGGCAGGAGGGCGACTACGAAAAAGAACTCGAACAACGCTCGAAACGGGGTGAGTACTACGTGGCCGATTCAATCAAAAATGATCCGAAGCTGAAATTTAAAACCGACGCCGGGCGTGTGGTATACGGCGGGGGAGGCATTACGCCCGACTATTTTATTCCGCGCGATTCGACCTGGCAAACGGCGTATTTGGTGCAGTTATATGGCAAGAATATCATCCGTGAATTCGCCATGGAATTCGCCAACGATAATCGGAAGAAGTTGGAGAAGATGCCTTTCGCTGAGTTCGACCGCTCGGTAGTTATCGGCGACGATCAACTGGCTCGGTTGGTGAAAGAGGCTACTGCTGAGGGGATTAAGTTTAACGAGAAAGAATACAATCGCTCGAAAAACTACATCCGTACTCAGATTAAAGCATTGGTGGCCCGCAATATTTATCAAAAAGCTAACAAGGCCGGGCAGAACAATGAGTTTTTCAAAGTGGTCGGGGAGTCTGACGACACGTATCAAAAAGCACTCAAACTCTTCGACCGCGCCGACAAACTCGCCCACGGAGCAGTGAGTTACAATAAATAG
- a CDS encoding dihydrodipicolinate synthase family protein: MTTHDEFVPAGSIPLGVYECPVPYKRLLTPVMLAHLSATCRIKYHKDTSCNTADVAAKLVVVPRPDFGFFDAHLPNAVASLRLGASGLSPIAANYFPEVVAWLCQHVHDPAEQETVDWLQAELTRINALIHEQYPTSAKQFLRNRGLPITTVCRTASSTLPAKHHTALSALHRNVAEWHERLNLN; the protein is encoded by the coding sequence ATGACGACGCACGACGAATTCGTACCAGCAGGCTCCATTCCGCTGGGGGTTTACGAATGCCCGGTGCCGTACAAGCGGCTACTGACCCCGGTTATGCTGGCGCACCTGAGCGCGACGTGCCGGATCAAGTACCACAAAGACACCTCCTGTAATACGGCGGACGTAGCAGCCAAATTAGTCGTTGTACCCCGCCCGGACTTTGGCTTTTTCGACGCGCATCTGCCCAATGCCGTGGCATCGTTGCGGCTGGGAGCCAGTGGGTTATCGCCCATCGCGGCCAATTACTTTCCGGAAGTTGTGGCCTGGTTGTGTCAGCACGTTCACGACCCGGCTGAACAGGAAACCGTCGATTGGCTACAGGCTGAACTAACCCGCATCAACGCCCTGATTCATGAACAGTACCCGACCAGTGCCAAACAGTTTTTGCGGAACCGGGGCTTACCCATAACCACCGTTTGCCGAACGGCGTCGAGTACGTTGCCTGCCAAACATCACACCGCCCTCAGCGCATTACACCGTAACGTGGCCGAGTGGCACGAACGGCTGAACCTGAATTAA
- a CDS encoding MFS transporter, producing MQPNLPASSTDLPGTLRQPSVATLGRFRWRIGALIAFANTINYIDRQVLGLLAPDLQRQFGWSEVEYGYIVTAFQGAFAVGYLLFGWFIDRYGTKIGYALALTLWSLAAMGHGWARSVVQFGLARAVLGLGEGGNTPAAIKAFSEYFPKRERAFITGIFTAGSSLGAVLAPIVVPLLAVTFGWPMAFFVTGGLGLLWLIGWWAWYERPEAQKRLSASELAYIRSDGDVATGPAPTWASLLRYRATWAFVLAKFLTDPIFWFYLYWLPKFLQKQYGLNITASIGPLVFIYSVVAIGGTVGGWLSSRLLQRGWSVNRSRKSVMLASALLITPIIGAAFTQNLWLAVCLIALAAAAHQSWSAVLFTTVSDQFPQQAVASVVGIGGMAGAAGGMLIATATGYLLDATGSYLLIFAVAASIYLVALGLFQWLVPTLKGNIQGL from the coding sequence ATGCAACCGAATCTGCCCGCATCTTCCACCGATCTACCCGGAACACTCCGGCAGCCATCAGTCGCTACCCTGGGTCGGTTTCGCTGGCGGATTGGGGCACTGATTGCCTTCGCCAATACCATCAATTACATCGACCGGCAGGTGCTGGGGCTGCTTGCACCCGACCTGCAACGGCAGTTTGGCTGGTCGGAGGTGGAGTACGGTTATATTGTCACGGCGTTTCAGGGGGCGTTTGCGGTGGGGTATCTGCTGTTCGGCTGGTTTATCGACCGTTACGGCACTAAAATCGGCTATGCTTTGGCCTTGACACTCTGGAGTCTGGCCGCTATGGGTCACGGGTGGGCGCGGTCGGTAGTTCAGTTCGGGCTGGCGCGGGCGGTGCTGGGGTTGGGCGAAGGCGGCAATACTCCGGCGGCCATCAAAGCGTTCTCCGAATATTTCCCGAAGCGGGAGCGGGCGTTCATTACGGGAATTTTTACGGCGGGGTCGAGTCTGGGGGCGGTGCTGGCCCCAATAGTGGTGCCGTTGCTGGCCGTTACGTTCGGCTGGCCAATGGCTTTCTTCGTAACGGGCGGGCTGGGGCTACTGTGGCTCATCGGCTGGTGGGCCTGGTACGAACGACCCGAAGCTCAAAAACGGCTGTCGGCAAGCGAACTGGCGTACATCCGCAGCGATGGCGACGTAGCGACTGGCCCCGCACCGACCTGGGCAAGTTTGCTTCGTTATCGGGCCACCTGGGCATTTGTGCTGGCCAAGTTTCTGACCGATCCCATTTTCTGGTTTTACCTCTACTGGCTCCCCAAATTCTTACAGAAACAATATGGCCTGAACATCACCGCATCCATTGGTCCACTGGTGTTCATCTACAGCGTTGTAGCCATCGGTGGCACGGTTGGTGGCTGGCTGTCGTCGCGGCTGTTGCAGCGCGGCTGGTCGGTGAACCGAAGCCGAAAATCCGTTATGCTCGCGTCGGCCCTGCTGATTACGCCCATTATTGGTGCGGCCTTCACGCAAAACCTGTGGCTGGCCGTTTGCCTGATTGCCCTGGCCGCAGCGGCTCACCAAAGCTGGTCGGCGGTGCTGTTCACGACCGTTTCCGACCAGTTTCCGCAGCAGGCCGTCGCGTCGGTGGTGGGTATTGGCGGCATGGCCGGGGCAGCAGGCGGTATGCTCATCGCCACCGCTACCGGCTACCTGCTCGATGCCACGGGTAGCTACCTGCTCATCTTCGCCGTAGCCGCGTCGATTTATCTCGTCGCGCTGGGGCTATTTCAATGGTTAGTACCAACACTAAAAGGCAACATTCAAGGACTATGA
- a CDS encoding RraA family protein translates to MTHSELLKLKRWNTPTVYNGWEQITRHDTTRGHFNLDETRDYMPQMGPMVGYAVTVVCEPSNPKHLRENPDNLRAYREYIASVPGPKIVVVQDLDNPHIGSYWGEVNANIHRSLGCVGTITHGAIRDVDEMTNAGFKALAKRMCVGHAFSWPVRWGVEVEVFGCPVKPGDLIHADKHGFLVIPPEDQDRIYEASCFMDANECNTVIAAARDVAGRPMPEVLAAMNQAGADFGKAALEKFGRKGEW, encoded by the coding sequence ATGACTCATTCCGAACTGCTTAAGCTCAAACGCTGGAACACGCCTACCGTTTATAACGGCTGGGAGCAAATTACCCGCCACGACACAACACGGGGCCATTTTAACCTCGACGAAACCCGCGACTACATGCCGCAGATGGGGCCGATGGTTGGCTACGCCGTAACAGTCGTGTGCGAACCGAGTAACCCGAAACACCTGCGCGAGAACCCCGACAACCTGCGGGCTTACCGCGAGTACATCGCCAGTGTGCCCGGCCCCAAAATCGTGGTCGTGCAGGATTTAGATAACCCGCACATCGGCTCGTACTGGGGCGAGGTCAACGCCAATATCCACCGGAGTCTGGGTTGCGTAGGCACCATCACCCACGGGGCCATCCGCGACGTGGACGAGATGACCAATGCCGGCTTTAAAGCCCTTGCCAAACGGATGTGCGTAGGCCATGCGTTTAGCTGGCCCGTGCGCTGGGGCGTCGAGGTCGAGGTGTTCGGTTGCCCGGTGAAGCCCGGCGATCTGATTCATGCCGATAAACATGGTTTCTTAGTGATTCCGCCTGAAGATCAGGACCGGATTTACGAAGCCAGTTGCTTTATGGATGCCAACGAGTGCAACACGGTCATTGCAGCCGCCCGCGACGTAGCCGGACGACCCATGCCCGAGGTGCTGGCTGCCATGAATCAGGCTGGGGCCGATTTTGGCAAAGCCGCGCTGGAGAAATTTGGTCGAAAAGGTGAGTGGTGA